A single Mixta calida DNA region contains:
- a CDS encoding gluconokinase produces the protein MAVPCIILMGVSGTGKTSVGMALARALNAKFLDGDDLHPRENILKMAAGQALNDEDRLPWLTRISDVIFSLGQKNEAGVLVCSALKKRYRDTLRAGNAHVRFIWLQGDYQFVLNRMRQRQGHFMPEALLQSQFATLEVPGEEEGDVIPVDISPALSHIVSHCISLVSAAPAQMTKVAS, from the coding sequence ATGGCAGTACCATGTATCATTTTAATGGGCGTATCCGGCACCGGAAAAACCTCCGTAGGCATGGCGCTCGCCAGGGCGCTGAATGCGAAATTCCTTGACGGCGACGACCTTCATCCGCGTGAAAATATCCTGAAAATGGCTGCCGGACAGGCGCTGAACGATGAGGATCGTCTGCCCTGGCTCACGCGTATTTCCGACGTGATTTTTAGCCTGGGCCAGAAAAACGAAGCGGGTGTTCTGGTCTGTTCCGCACTGAAGAAACGCTATCGCGATACGCTGCGCGCGGGCAATGCGCATGTGCGTTTTATCTGGTTGCAGGGTGATTATCAGTTTGTATTGAACCGCATGCGGCAACGACAGGGCCATTTTATGCCGGAGGCGCTTCTGCAAAGCCAGTTTGCTACGCTGGAAGTCCCTGGCGAAGAGGAAGGCGATGTTATCCCGGTCGATATTTCACCTGCTCTTTCCCATATCGTTTCACACTGCATCAGCCTGGTCAGCGCCGCGCCAGCGCAGATGACAAAAGTCGCGTCCTGA
- a CDS encoding cytochrome c, with the protein MKQLLMATSLMAALTLSAPAEQTDLTLLRQGEQVAIASDCQACHTAPGSATAFSGGYAIASPMGVIYSTNITPSADGIGPYSEAEFSQAVRHGVRADGAQLYPAMPYTSYSKITDEDLHALYYYFMHGVKPVEQKNRQTSLPFPFNLRFSMFFWNLMFADDKPYLSDDSQSAEWNRGNYLVNGLAHCNTCHTPRGVLMQEAGNRPLAGAPIGSWYAPNITSDAISGIGGWRNDELVQYLKTGRAEGKNQAAGGMAEAVEHSLQYLSDSDLKAIAVYLKSTTPIRDEGDTQPAYSFGKPADVENSIRGRNANNANHSLTNGAALFSGNCASCHQPDGAGSANQAYPSLFHNTATGMHNPANLIAAILFGVQRNTAAGQVLMPGFSSPSYVDKLSDAQVADISNFVLAHYGNPEVTVSAGDVAWVRQGGHPPLLARAQPWIMPGIVALIVILLAVCAGLTWRRRRRIARDNG; encoded by the coding sequence ATGAAACAGCTGTTGATGGCAACGTCACTCATGGCAGCGTTGACGTTAAGCGCTCCGGCAGAGCAGACCGATCTGACATTGTTGCGCCAGGGGGAACAGGTCGCCATTGCTTCGGATTGTCAGGCATGCCACACCGCTCCGGGCAGTGCAACCGCCTTCAGCGGCGGTTATGCGATCGCCTCGCCGATGGGTGTGATCTATTCCACCAATATCACCCCTTCTGCCGACGGCATCGGGCCTTACAGCGAAGCTGAATTTTCGCAGGCGGTACGCCATGGCGTACGCGCTGACGGCGCGCAGCTCTATCCCGCGATGCCTTACACCTCTTACAGCAAGATCACGGATGAAGATTTGCATGCGCTCTATTACTACTTTATGCATGGCGTGAAGCCGGTTGAGCAGAAAAACCGACAAACCAGCCTGCCTTTCCCCTTTAACCTGCGCTTCAGCATGTTCTTCTGGAACCTGATGTTTGCGGACGATAAGCCTTACCTGAGCGATGACAGCCAGAGTGCTGAGTGGAATCGGGGTAACTATCTGGTTAACGGCCTTGCGCACTGTAACACCTGTCATACGCCGCGCGGAGTATTGATGCAGGAGGCAGGCAACCGGCCGCTGGCTGGTGCGCCGATCGGCAGCTGGTACGCGCCTAACATCACATCCGATGCGATAAGCGGAATCGGTGGCTGGCGTAACGATGAGCTGGTTCAATACCTTAAGACCGGCCGGGCTGAGGGCAAAAACCAGGCGGCGGGCGGCATGGCCGAAGCGGTGGAGCATAGCCTGCAGTATCTGTCCGACAGCGATTTGAAAGCGATAGCGGTTTATCTTAAAAGCACGACGCCAATCCGTGACGAAGGCGACACGCAACCCGCCTACAGCTTTGGCAAACCAGCGGATGTGGAGAACAGCATACGCGGACGTAACGCCAATAACGCCAATCACTCACTGACGAATGGCGCGGCACTGTTCAGCGGCAACTGCGCCAGCTGTCATCAGCCAGACGGAGCCGGCAGCGCTAATCAGGCTTACCCTTCGCTGTTCCACAATACCGCGACGGGCATGCATAACCCAGCCAATCTGATTGCCGCTATTCTGTTTGGCGTGCAGCGCAACACCGCCGCGGGTCAGGTACTGATGCCGGGCTTCAGCTCACCCTCTTATGTTGACAAGCTGAGCGATGCGCAGGTCGCTGATATCAGTAATTTCGTGCTGGCGCATTACGGTAATCCAGAGGTCACCGTGAGTGCAGGTGACGTTGCCTGGGTGCGTCAGGGCGGCCACCCGCCGCTGCTGGCCAGGGCGCAACCGTGGATTATGCCGGGCATAGTGGCGTTGATCGTCATTCTGCTTGCGGTATGCGCAGGATTAACCTGGCGGCGCCGACGTCGGATAGCCCGAGACAATGGATGA
- a CDS encoding IS1-like element IS1A family transposase (programmed frameshift), with product MASVSITCPSCSATDGVVRNGKSTAGHQRYLCSHCRKTWQLQFTYTASQPGTHQKIIDMAMNGVGCRATARIMGVGLNTILRHFKKLRPQSVTSRIQPGSDVIVCAEMDEQWGYVGAKSRQRWLFYAYDRLRKTVVAHVFGERTMATLGRLMSLLSPFDVVIWMTDGWPLYESRLKGKLHVISKRYTQRIERHNLNLRQHLARLGRKSLSFSKSVELHDKVIGHYLNIKHYQ from the exons GTGGCTTCTGTTTCTATCACCTGTCCCTCCTGTTCAGCTACTGACGGGGTGGTGCGTAACGGCAAAAGCACTGCCGGACATCAGCGCTATCTCTGCTCTCACTGCCGTAAAACATGGCAACTGCAGTTCACTTACACCGCTTCTCAACCCGGTACGCACCAGAAAATCATTGATATGGCCATGAATGGCGTTGGATGCCGGGCAACCGCCCGCATTATGGGCGTTGGCCTCAACACGATTTTACGTCACT TTAAAAAACTCAGGCCGCAGTCGGTAACCTCGCGCATACAGCCGGGCAGTGACGTCATCGTCTGCGCGGAAATGGACGAACAGTGGGGCTACGTCGGGGCTAAATCGCGCCAGCGCTGGCTGTTTTACGCGTATGACAGGCTCCGGAAGACGGTTGTTGCGCACGTATTCGGTGAACGCACTATGGCGACGCTGGGTCGTCTTATGAGCCTGCTGTCACCCTTTGACGTGGTGATATGGATGACGGATGGCTGGCCGCTGTATGAATCCCGCCTGAAGGGAAAGCTGCACGTAATCAGCAAGCGATATACGCAGCGAATTGAGCGGCATAACCTGAATCTGAGGCAGCACCTGGCACGGCTGGGACGGAAGTCGCTGTCGTTCTCAAAATCGGTGGAGCTGCATGACAAAGTCATCGGGCATTATCTGAACATAAAACACTATCAATAA
- a CDS encoding SDR family oxidoreductase, protein MKNNITLITGGSRGIGRATALTLAAKGHALCINYRSQQARAEEVVDMIRRGGGKAIAVQADIANEEQVVALFRQIDRDLGTLTGLVNNAGILKQQASIEQLDARRIAAIFATNVGGSFICAREAVKRMALRHGGQGGAIVNVSSAASRLGAPHEYIDYAASKGAVDTLTIGLALEVAAQGIRVNAVRPGLIYTDMHADGGEPGRVDRVKENLPMKRGGQPEEVAEAIAWLLSEEASYVTGNFIDLAGGK, encoded by the coding sequence ATGAAAAATAATATTACCTTAATCACCGGCGGCAGCCGCGGCATTGGGCGGGCGACCGCGTTGACGCTGGCGGCGAAAGGCCATGCATTGTGCATCAATTATCGTTCGCAGCAGGCGCGCGCCGAAGAAGTGGTCGATATGATTCGACGCGGCGGCGGCAAGGCGATCGCGGTGCAGGCGGATATCGCCAATGAGGAGCAGGTCGTGGCGCTGTTCCGGCAGATCGATCGCGATCTCGGCACGCTGACCGGGCTGGTGAATAACGCCGGCATTCTTAAGCAGCAGGCGAGCATCGAGCAGCTGGATGCGCGGCGCATCGCCGCGATTTTCGCCACCAACGTCGGCGGCAGCTTTATCTGCGCGCGCGAGGCGGTCAAGCGCATGGCGCTGCGGCATGGCGGTCAGGGCGGCGCTATCGTCAACGTCTCCTCCGCCGCCTCGCGGCTCGGCGCGCCCCATGAATATATTGACTATGCGGCCTCTAAAGGCGCGGTGGATACGCTGACTATCGGGCTGGCGCTGGAGGTGGCGGCGCAGGGCATTCGCGTTAACGCCGTCAGGCCCGGACTGATTTATACCGACATGCACGCCGACGGCGGCGAACCGGGACGGGTGGATCGGGTGAAAGAGAATCTGCCGATGAAGCGCGGCGGTCAGCCTGAAGAAGTCGCCGAGGCGATCGCCTGGCTGCTGTCGGAGGAAGCCTCCTATGTCACCGGCAACTTTATCGATCTGGCGGGCGGTAAGTAG
- a CDS encoding YciE/YciF ferroxidase family protein: protein MTMQSLNDLFVHTLSDVYSAEVQLTKALPKMAEAATETKLAEGFRQHLEETKGHIERLDQVIQALDDVEMENVTCVAMEGLIKEGEEIIQEVEEGPVRDAGLIVAAQKVEHYEISSYGSLMALAKNLGYDNVVSILKNTLDEEKATDEKLTMLAEQQVNQHAA, encoded by the coding sequence ATGACTATGCAATCGCTAAACGATCTGTTTGTTCATACCTTGAGCGATGTTTACAGTGCTGAAGTACAGCTAACCAAGGCGCTGCCGAAAATGGCGGAAGCCGCCACTGAAACAAAACTTGCCGAAGGCTTCAGGCAACATCTGGAAGAGACCAAAGGCCATATCGAACGTCTCGATCAGGTTATCCAGGCGCTCGACGATGTGGAAATGGAAAATGTTACCTGCGTAGCGATGGAAGGGTTGATCAAAGAGGGCGAGGAGATTATTCAGGAAGTAGAGGAAGGGCCGGTACGCGATGCGGGTCTGATTGTTGCCGCTCAGAAAGTCGAGCATTATGAGATTTCCAGCTACGGTTCGCTGATGGCGCTGGCGAAAAATCTGGGCTATGACAACGTCGTCTCTATCCTGAAGAATACCCTGGATGAAGAGAAGGCCACCGATGAAAAACTCACCATGCTGGCCGAGCAGCAGGTTAATCAGCACGCTGCCTAG
- a CDS encoding oxygenase MpaB family protein, which translates to MEFLRKRIEKQVFRLNGLSLNEFDISQPAGDPGLFGPDSVVWPVHGDFTSMLCGGVSALMLQMLHPAALAGVWDYSSFREDMLGRLRRTSQFVAVTTFGNRADALTLIERVKRIHLRVNGIDAYGRPYAASDPTLLTWVHVAEASRFLAAHLRYKNPALSPADQDRYYAQAARVAEALGAERVPKSRAETEAWIAAMRPQLCYDARAQEVMSLLMHAPAPSWQAKLAMGTIMEAGIGLLPDWAQQMTGHSLDARRQAAVDRRVRIIATLLRWAVRNGAWPRAMRRMGRHF; encoded by the coding sequence ATGGAATTTTTACGTAAACGCATCGAAAAGCAGGTTTTTCGGCTTAACGGGCTTTCGCTGAATGAGTTCGATATTTCGCAACCGGCGGGCGATCCGGGCCTGTTCGGGCCGGACAGCGTGGTCTGGCCGGTACATGGCGACTTCACCTCGATGCTCTGCGGCGGCGTCAGCGCCCTGATGCTGCAAATGCTGCATCCGGCGGCGCTGGCGGGCGTCTGGGATTACTCCTCCTTTCGTGAGGATATGCTGGGACGACTGCGGCGCACCAGCCAGTTCGTCGCGGTAACCACCTTCGGCAACCGCGCCGATGCGCTGACGCTCATTGAACGCGTAAAGCGAATTCATCTGCGGGTCAATGGCATCGACGCTTACGGTCGCCCCTATGCCGCCAGCGATCCGACGCTGCTGACCTGGGTGCATGTCGCCGAAGCGAGCCGCTTCCTTGCCGCGCATCTGCGCTATAAAAATCCGGCGCTCAGCCCGGCGGATCAGGATCGCTATTATGCGCAGGCGGCGCGGGTGGCGGAGGCGCTGGGGGCGGAGCGGGTGCCGAAAAGCCGCGCGGAGACGGAGGCGTGGATCGCCGCGATGCGTCCGCAGCTCTGTTACGACGCGCGCGCTCAGGAGGTGATGTCGCTGTTGATGCACGCGCCTGCGCCCAGCTGGCAGGCGAAACTGGCGATGGGAACCATTATGGAAGCGGGCATCGGGCTGCTGCCCGACTGGGCGCAGCAGATGACCGGCCACAGTCTCGACGCCCGTCGGCAGGCGGCGGTCGACAGGCGCGTGAGGATTATCGCAACGCTGCTGCGCTGGGCGGTGCGTAACGGCGCCTGGCCGCGCGCCATGCGCCGTATGGGGCGTCACTTTTGA
- a CDS encoding suppressor of fused domain protein, producing MTYSQLIAEVTNQQQTLTAIIEQTERAAYFYIWPTEPFRSRFAVRGCWLRNLLPAPFQEDREAIEQGIAPLLSADCCRTLEAEPPLDPAGLQIIWEPTDDGAAVWYQGQLLAVIPGWSLYQNKQVSFSAGCIRENRLTAPLGSASTNHYYAQALAHRQFWRDWHDGHLWQPVQHDLLRVYEAHYGPSLKYYAIDQGQWPPMALSQHYHQGVWYFFTVGMCIRPMPWVDFLYEDLAPQYRRTELAMAIDAEVMTEDNAIQMASALANYAHYPWSSLNWLGEGHTLPSSVAPVGFEGFLLSAELGGETGQLPLPRREGERVNLLWTTPVTAAEQAFAMAEEGGGMQLVTLLQQEGASHIFRPRQQVVEQEA from the coding sequence ATGACATATTCGCAGTTGATTGCTGAGGTGACTAATCAGCAACAGACGTTAACCGCCATCATCGAACAGACCGAGCGGGCCGCCTATTTCTATATCTGGCCGACCGAACCTTTCCGCTCACGCTTTGCGGTGCGCGGCTGCTGGCTGCGTAATCTGCTGCCCGCGCCGTTTCAGGAGGATCGCGAAGCGATAGAACAGGGCATTGCGCCTCTGCTCAGCGCCGACTGCTGCCGTACGCTGGAGGCGGAGCCGCCGCTCGATCCCGCCGGTCTGCAAATCATTTGGGAGCCGACCGACGACGGCGCGGCGGTATGGTATCAGGGACAGCTGCTGGCGGTGATCCCCGGCTGGAGCCTCTACCAGAATAAGCAGGTCAGCTTCTCTGCCGGCTGCATCCGCGAAAATCGCCTGACGGCGCCGCTGGGATCGGCCTCCACCAATCACTACTACGCGCAGGCGCTGGCGCATCGCCAGTTCTGGCGCGACTGGCATGATGGGCATCTCTGGCAGCCGGTACAGCACGATTTGCTGCGCGTTTATGAAGCGCACTACGGCCCGTCGCTGAAATATTATGCTATCGACCAGGGCCAGTGGCCGCCGATGGCGCTGTCGCAGCACTATCATCAGGGCGTCTGGTACTTCTTTACCGTCGGCATGTGCATTCGTCCGATGCCCTGGGTCGATTTCCTTTATGAAGATTTAGCGCCGCAGTACCGCCGCACCGAACTGGCAATGGCTATCGACGCCGAGGTGATGACCGAAGACAACGCCATTCAGATGGCGAGCGCGCTGGCAAACTATGCGCACTATCCCTGGAGCAGCCTCAACTGGCTGGGGGAAGGGCATACGCTCCCTTCGTCAGTGGCGCCGGTCGGTTTTGAAGGCTTTCTGCTTTCCGCCGAATTAGGCGGAGAGACGGGCCAGCTTCCTCTGCCGCGTCGTGAAGGCGAGCGGGTCAATCTGCTGTGGACCACGCCGGTGACTGCGGCGGAACAGGCGTTCGCCATGGCGGAAGAAGGGGGCGGAATGCAGCTGGTGACGCTTTTGCAACAGGAAGGCGCCAGCCACATTTTCCGGCCGCGTCAGCAGGTCGTGGAGCAGGAGGCGTAG
- a CDS encoding methyl-accepting chemotaxis protein, with amino-acid sequence MLKTTQARFTVTLVAFFLLLMAVTIVVINLFVAPQLKNNEERLVRYEVNALAARIVEQMNRVQAQQRTITEAVSVMDSPAIDTLLPALVNQYQDSNVFGGGIWPLPNMREAGREKFSTFFARDASNQLQVNTFWNSPEADKYYEQSWYKAGLAAPKGVCAWANAYQDAASPQPRTNCAMAIYRNGAEWGVATIDVTLGFFNHLAKEMGEAIHGRVLIVEANGKVVGNAALVNGTPKLQNLSDLTLPMAAPLKALLASAGSQPVQSQYQDEEGDRTLFVQQIAGSPWFLASDVPTSLLTQQTHSMLSRLGVVQIPLAIALLLVLLGFIRSMMKRLGQLNDNILALSTGGADLTQRLPASNSPEFNAVAQSFNQFISYLQGLMRQVGDSALAITSASREIASGNLDLSSRTEEQSSSIVETAASMEQLTGTVRQNADNATHANQLADNASQVAARGTEVVRQVVATMGEIDASSRKVVDIISVIDSIAFQTNILALNAAVEAARAGEQGRGFAVVASEVRNLAQRSANSAREIKKLIETSVANIDAGSQLVGEAGRTMDELMQGVSSVTTLMGEIMSASREQSMGIEQVNVAINQLDSTTQQNAALVEQVSAAAQAMEEQSVQLEEVVKAFKL; translated from the coding sequence ATGTTAAAAACAACGCAGGCCCGCTTTACGGTAACCCTGGTGGCATTCTTTCTGCTGCTGATGGCGGTTACCATCGTGGTTATCAATCTCTTTGTGGCCCCGCAGCTAAAAAATAATGAAGAACGTCTGGTGCGCTATGAAGTGAATGCGCTGGCGGCGCGAATTGTCGAGCAGATGAATCGCGTACAGGCGCAACAGCGCACCATTACCGAAGCGGTAAGCGTGATGGATAGCCCGGCGATCGATACGCTGCTGCCTGCGCTGGTGAACCAGTATCAGGACAGTAATGTGTTCGGCGGCGGCATCTGGCCTTTGCCCAATATGCGCGAAGCCGGACGGGAAAAGTTCAGTACCTTTTTTGCCCGCGACGCCAGCAATCAGCTACAGGTAAACACTTTCTGGAACTCGCCGGAAGCGGATAAATATTATGAGCAGTCATGGTATAAAGCGGGCCTTGCCGCGCCGAAAGGCGTCTGCGCCTGGGCCAACGCCTACCAGGACGCCGCCAGCCCGCAGCCGCGCACCAACTGCGCCATGGCGATCTACCGCAACGGCGCTGAGTGGGGCGTCGCCACCATCGATGTCACCCTCGGCTTCTTTAACCATCTGGCGAAAGAGATGGGCGAGGCCATTCATGGCCGCGTGCTGATCGTCGAAGCGAATGGCAAGGTGGTGGGTAACGCGGCGCTGGTCAACGGCACGCCGAAGCTGCAAAATCTGAGCGATCTGACGCTGCCGATGGCCGCGCCGCTGAAGGCATTGCTGGCCAGCGCTGGCAGCCAGCCGGTGCAGAGCCAGTACCAGGACGAGGAAGGCGATCGCACGCTGTTTGTGCAGCAGATCGCCGGCAGCCCCTGGTTCCTGGCGAGCGATGTGCCGACCAGCCTGCTGACGCAGCAGACGCACTCGATGCTTTCTCGTCTCGGCGTGGTGCAGATTCCGTTAGCCATCGCCTTGCTGCTGGTGTTGCTCGGCTTTATCCGCAGCATGATGAAGCGTCTGGGCCAGCTGAATGACAACATTCTGGCGCTTTCGACCGGCGGTGCCGATCTGACGCAGCGCCTGCCCGCCAGCAACAGCCCGGAATTTAACGCCGTGGCGCAAAGCTTTAACCAGTTTATTTCCTATCTGCAGGGGCTGATGCGTCAGGTGGGCGACAGCGCGTTGGCGATCACGTCCGCCTCGCGCGAAATCGCCAGCGGCAACCTCGATCTCTCCTCCCGTACCGAGGAGCAGTCCAGCTCGATAGTGGAAACGGCGGCGTCGATGGAGCAGCTCACCGGCACGGTGCGTCAGAATGCCGACAACGCTACCCACGCCAACCAGCTGGCGGATAACGCTTCGCAGGTGGCGGCGCGCGGCACCGAGGTGGTGCGTCAGGTGGTAGCGACGATGGGCGAAATCGACGCCTCCTCGCGTAAGGTGGTGGATATTATCAGCGTTATCGACAGTATCGCTTTCCAGACCAATATTCTCGCCCTGAACGCGGCGGTCGAAGCGGCGCGCGCCGGCGAACAGGGGCGCGGTTTCGCCGTGGTCGCCAGCGAAGTGCGCAACCTGGCGCAGCGTTCCGCCAACTCGGCGCGTGAAATCAAAAAGCTGATCGAAACCTCAGTGGCGAATATCGACGCTGGCAGCCAGCTGGTAGGCGAAGCGGGCCGCACCATGGATGAACTGATGCAGGGCGTATCAAGCGTCACGACGCTGATGGGCGAAATCATGTCCGCCAGCCGTGAACAGAGTATGGGGATTGAACAGGTGAACGTTGCCATCAACCAACTCGATAGCACCACGCAGCAGAACGCCGCGCTGGTGGAGCAGGTTTCCGCCGCCGCACAGGCGATGGAGGAGCAGAGCGTTCAGCTGGAAGAAGTGGTTAAGGCGTTTAAACTCTAG